A genomic stretch from Arachis stenosperma cultivar V10309 chromosome 3, arast.V10309.gnm1.PFL2, whole genome shotgun sequence includes:
- the LOC130967821 gene encoding uncharacterized protein LOC130967821, with product MDVEDAQSEVSISSGVFNSAYSQQNEVVSPEDLAWIDSCLTEDLNFPESSWIHVKNALLEMISSQPQSFYTGIEDTEIPPSAVEINQKSSTYHVKHSLEPSSTSDVNPLTLAAESSANENLDSEERVTSQSLSLYGNPFRPTYNEDSKENETFDFRINLDSSAYDVEDMSENIFKIWDLDVQSEEGELVKQLEKALSESPLQMVPSSSENSGKWKDFSLDDLIGGMTDLSIDN from the coding sequence ATGGATGTTGAAGATGCACAGAGTGAGGTATCAATTTCTTCTGGTGTTTTCAATTCTGCATATTCACAACAGAATGAAGTTGTTTCTCCAGAAGATCTTGCTTGGATTGATTCCTGCCTAACTGAAGATCTTAATTTTCCCGAAAGTAGTTGGATCCATGTGAAAAATGCTTTATTAGAAATGATCAGTTCCCAACCTCAATCTTTTTACACTGGTATAGAAGACACTGAAATTCCCCCCTCTGCTGTTGAAATCAATCAGAAATCTTCAACTTATCATGTGAAGCATTCATTGGAGCCTTCTTCGACTTCTGATGTTAACCCACTTACTCTAGCTGCAGAAAGTAGTGCCAATGAGAATCTAGATAGTGAAGAGAGAGTGACTTCGCAATCTTTAAGTCTTTACGGAAATCCCTTTCGGCCAACTTATAATGAAGACTCAAAGGAGAATGAAACCTTTGATTTCAGAATTAATCTGGATTCTTCTGCTTATGATGTGGAGGACATGTCTGAGAATATTTTCAAGATATGGGATTTGGATGTCCAATCCGAAGAAGGTGAACTTGTTAAACAGTTGGAAAAAGCCCTTTCAGAGAGTCCCTTGCAAATGGTTCCATCATCTTCCGAAAATTCAGGGAAGTGGAAGGATTTCTCACTTGACGATCTTATTGGTGGTATGACTGATTTGTCTATAGATAATTAA
- the LOC130965880 gene encoding uncharacterized protein LOC130965880, which translates to MAPYEALYGRKCQSPLCWYEAGEKSLIGPEMVSETTEQIKRIRSRMLEAQNRQKSYADRRRKPLEFEEGEHVFLKVTPTTGIGRSIKTKKLNPRYIGPFEILNRIGPVAYKIALPPHLSNLHDVFHVSQLRKYTFDPSHVLEPESVQVREDLTLPVTPVRIDDTSTKRLRRKEVYLVKVAWSRAGIEEHTWELESEMRKDYPHLFSGSVYVNVDACWRLVGDQAWFGAV; encoded by the exons ATGGCTCCATATGAAGCTTTGTATGGGAGAAAATGCCAGTCTCCATTATGTTGGTACGAAGCAGGAGAAAAGAGCTTGATAGGACCTGAAATGGTAAGTGAAACCACTGAGCAAATAAAGAGAATTCGGAGTCGAATGCTTGAAGCTCAAAACCGTCAGAAGAGCTATGCTGACCGAAgacgaaagcccttagaattcgAGGAAGGAGAACACGTCTTCTTGAAAGTTACTCCGACCACTGGAATAGGGAGGTCCATCAAAACCAAGAAGTTAAATCCCCGCTACATTGGGCCATTCGAAATCCTGAACAGAATTGGACCAGTGGCATATAAGATCGCGTTACCACcacatctttcgaacctgcatgACGTGTTCCACGTATCGCAGCTTCGTAAATACACTTTTGATCCTAGTCATGTCCTAGAGCCGGAATCAGTCCAAGTGAGAGAAGACCTGACGCTTCCAGTAACTCCGGTTAGGATTGATGATACCAGCACCAAACGTCTCCGCAGAAAGGAAGTTTATTTGGTGAAAGTAGCTTGGAGTCGGGCTGGTATTGAAGAACATACCTGGGAGCTTGAATCGGAGATGCGAAAGGACTACCCACACCTCTTTTCAG GTAGTGTGTATGTGAATGTTGATGCTTGTTGGAGGCTTGTTGGTGATCAAGCTTGGTTTGGGGCTGTTTGA